Proteins from a genomic interval of Ptychodera flava strain L36383 chromosome 7, AS_Pfla_20210202, whole genome shotgun sequence:
- the LOC139137264 gene encoding uncharacterized protein encodes MALTTVLSVFTLLYYILAICHAQQTCPEWTQWMDDENGGTLEPSSIGEFEQVDQLRGAYGFCDEPTDIECALADDTNTPYDGTGQDSLTCNLQQGFRCFHSNQNGDCFSYAIRLLCAEPLKEDSKHVCVDNDGQSFEFSCTFLDSWTVDFDDKSSCQHSNAIVDISDVIYGIFNASTIADVIECIERPQVSKVNDSAMAAKISVAFSKDAKLTEDEVITAFTEAATRRNQDASLKFKVDTTSAITVTINKSGQSGTERQRGSLYGLLAALITVVALVYM; translated from the exons ATGGCTCTCACGACGGTTCTCTCGGTGTTCACATTGTTGTACTATATCCTGGCCATCTGCCACGCTCAG CAAACATGTCCTGAGTGGACCCAATGGATGGATGATGAGAATGGCGGAACACTTGAGCCCTCTTCCATCGGAGAGTTTGAACAAGTCGACCAGTTGAGGGGTGCCTATGGATTCTGTGATGAGCCAACTGATATTGAATGTGCTTTGGCCGATGACACCAATACTCCCTACGATGGAACTGGACAAGATAGTCTGACATGTAACTTGCAGCAAGGATTTAGGTGTTTTCACAGCAACCAAAATGGCGACTGCTTCAGTTACGCTATTCGATTACTTTGCGCCGAGCCGCTGAAAGAGGATTCCAAACACGTCTGTGTGGACAACGATGGCCAATCCTTCGAATTTTCTTGCACCTTCCTCGATAGTTGGACAGTTGACTTTGATGACAAGTCTTCCTGTCAACACAGCAATGCCATCGTGGATATAAGTGACGTG ATTTATGGAATATTTAATGCCTCGACTATCGCTGACGTGATCGAATGcatagagcgccctcaagtgag CAAAGTCAATGACAGTGCGATGGCCGCGAAGATCTCAGTAGCATTCTCCAAGGACGCCAAACTCACTGAAGACGAGGTAATTACAGCATTCACCGAGGCTGCCACCAGACGAAACCAGGATGCCTCTTTAAAATTCAAAGTAGATACTACTAGTGCTATTACGGTGACTATTAACAAATCGGGCCAATCAG
- the LOC139137265 gene encoding uncharacterized protein: MALTTVLSLYTLLYSLLAICHAQQTCLVWTQWIDDENGGPLNASSIGEFELINDLRGPYGFCDEPTDIECALADDTNTPYNETGQDHLTCNLQQGFLCFHSQQSGDCFNYAIRLLCAEPLKEDSKNLCVENDGISFEFSCTFLDGWTDDLDDKSSCQYNNAIVDVSDAIYGILDDSSVADELDCVERPLLSKADDSDMVVEITVRFSKGTELTKDEMVDAFKDAASKRNLDASFKYRVDINGTITAERIQSGSERQRGSLHGILATLITVMALFYM; the protein is encoded by the exons ATGGCTCTGACGACAGTTCTGTCGTTGTACACATTGTTGTACTCCCTCCTGGCTATCTGCCACGCTCAG CAAACATGTCTTGTGTGGACTCAATGGATAGATGATGAAAATGGCGGACCACTTAACGCCTCTTCCATCGGAGAATTTGAACTCATCAATGACCTGAGAGGTCCCTATGGATTCTGTGATGAGCCAACTGATATTGAATGTGCTTTGGCCGATGACACCAATACTCCGTACAACGAAACTGGACAAGATCATCTGACATGTAACTTGCAGCAAGGATTTCTGTGTTTTCACAGCCAACAAAGTGGCGACTGCTTCAATTACGCTATTCGATTACTTTGCGCCGAGCCCCTGAAAGAGGATTCCAAAAACCTCTGTGTTGAAAACGATGGCATATCCTTCGAGTTTTCTTGCACCTTCCTCGATGGTTGGACAGATGACCTTGATGACAAGTCTTCCTGTCAATACAATAATGCCATCGTGGATGTAAGTGACGCG ATTTATGGAATACTTGATGACTCGTCTGTCGCTGACGAGCTCGACTGTGTAGAACGCCCTCTCTTGAG CAAAGCAGATGACAGTGATATGGTTGTGGAGATTACGGTCAGGTTCTCCAAGGGCACCGAACTTACCAAAGACGAGATGGTTGACGCATTCAAGGACGCCGCAAGTAAACGGAACCTGGATGCTTCTTTTAAGTACAGAGTAGATATTAATGGTACTATTACGGCGGAAAGAATCCAATCAG GATCTGAAAGGCAGAGAGGATCTCTTCACG GAATTCTCGCCACCTTGATAACGGTGATGGCGCTGTTTTACATGTAG